A single region of the Gossypium arboreum isolate Shixiya-1 chromosome 12, ASM2569848v2, whole genome shotgun sequence genome encodes:
- the LOC108477319 gene encoding acyl-CoA-binding domain-containing protein 3-like isoform X2, with the protein MEIFLEFMFTISFSFVISFLLAKLLSFSSIIDQHLEIVSRLYAEVKTESEKHEFEEVDALCESVEEIGTQEESSNGGEELIRETEGTVEGISSSEENFVSETTEIELAKEDEEGIEDLVCDKENGGGFFLEGSSSSSDDDDWEGIERTELEKDFGAAVSFLVQKSNADQVLKLGNDLKMQLYGLHKIATQGPCHEPQPMPFKLSARAKWNAWKKLGNMSPEAAMELYITLVSRSIPGWLQPDICGDGKQDYVDAKASSKPPLDVKKMAVNQAIDVDYSYVI; encoded by the exons ATGGAAATTTTTCTTGAATTCAtgtttactatttctttttcttttgttatttccTTCCTTCTGGCTAAGCTTCTTTCCTTTTCGTCTATCATTGATCAACATCTAGAGATCGTGTCGAGATTATATGCGGAAGTCAAAACTGAATCAGAAAAACATGAATTTGAAGAAGTTGATGCTTTATGTGAATCCGTGGAAGAAATTGGTACCCAGGAAGAGTCTTCGAATGGTGGTGAAGAATTAATTAGAGAAACAGAGGGAACTGTTGAAGGAATTAGTTCATCTGAAGAGAATTTTGTTAGTGAAACCACTGAGATTGAACTAGCTAAAGAGGATGAAGAAGGGATTGAGGATTTGGTGTGTGATAAAGAGAATGGAGGAGGTTTCTTCTTGGAGGGGTCATCATCATCATCTGATGATGATGATTGGGAGGGTATTGAACGAACCGAATTGGAGAAAGATTTTGGTGCAGCGGTGAGTTTTTTGGTGCAAAAAAGTAATGCTgatcaagttttgaaacttgGCAATGATTTAAAGATGCAATTGTATGGACTTCACAAGATTGCCACTCAAGGGCCTTGCCACGAGCCTCAGCCGATGCCATTCAAGTTATCTGCTCGTGCAAAGTG GAATGCCTGGAAAAAACTTGGTAACATGAGTCCAGAAGCAGCGATGGAGTTGTATATCACCCTTGTTTCAAGAAGCATCCCTGGGTGGCTGCAACCTGACATTTGT GGGGATGGTAAACAGGATTATGTAGATGCCAAAGCCTCTAGCAAGCCACCTTTGGATGTCAAAAAAATGGCAGTGAACCAAGCTATAGATGTGGATTACAG TTATGTGATTTGA
- the LOC108477319 gene encoding acyl-CoA-binding domain-containing protein 3-like isoform X1, with protein sequence MEIFLEFMFTISFSFVISFLLAKLLSFSSIIDQHLEIVSRLYAEVKTESEKHEFEEVDALCESVEEIGTQEESSNGGEELIRETEGTVEGISSSEENFVSETTEIELAKEDEEGIEDLVCDKENGGGFFLEGSSSSSDDDDWEGIERTELEKDFGAAVSFLVQKSNADQVLKLGNDLKMQLYGLHKIATQGPCHEPQPMPFKLSARAKWNAWKKLGNMSPEAAMELYITLVSRSIPGWLQPDICGDGKQDYVDAKASSKPPLDVKKMAVNQAIDVDYRTSNELMTNIQNIDWMKPAVYTP encoded by the exons ATGGAAATTTTTCTTGAATTCAtgtttactatttctttttcttttgttatttccTTCCTTCTGGCTAAGCTTCTTTCCTTTTCGTCTATCATTGATCAACATCTAGAGATCGTGTCGAGATTATATGCGGAAGTCAAAACTGAATCAGAAAAACATGAATTTGAAGAAGTTGATGCTTTATGTGAATCCGTGGAAGAAATTGGTACCCAGGAAGAGTCTTCGAATGGTGGTGAAGAATTAATTAGAGAAACAGAGGGAACTGTTGAAGGAATTAGTTCATCTGAAGAGAATTTTGTTAGTGAAACCACTGAGATTGAACTAGCTAAAGAGGATGAAGAAGGGATTGAGGATTTGGTGTGTGATAAAGAGAATGGAGGAGGTTTCTTCTTGGAGGGGTCATCATCATCATCTGATGATGATGATTGGGAGGGTATTGAACGAACCGAATTGGAGAAAGATTTTGGTGCAGCGGTGAGTTTTTTGGTGCAAAAAAGTAATGCTgatcaagttttgaaacttgGCAATGATTTAAAGATGCAATTGTATGGACTTCACAAGATTGCCACTCAAGGGCCTTGCCACGAGCCTCAGCCGATGCCATTCAAGTTATCTGCTCGTGCAAAGTG GAATGCCTGGAAAAAACTTGGTAACATGAGTCCAGAAGCAGCGATGGAGTTGTATATCACCCTTGTTTCAAGAAGCATCCCTGGGTGGCTGCAACCTGACATTTGT GGGGATGGTAAACAGGATTATGTAGATGCCAAAGCCTCTAGCAAGCCACCTTTGGATGTCAAAAAAATGGCAGTGAACCAAGCTATAGATGTGGATTACAG GACTTCTAATGAGTTAATGACTAACATTCAAAATATTGACTGGATGAAACCTGCTGTCTATACTCCATGA